The following are encoded together in the Halomonas halophila genome:
- the phnE gene encoding phosphonate ABC transporter, permease protein PhnE, which yields MASPDREARATPRTWRKPPFIANPLVRYGLLVVLAAYLVWAFGSLPFNWERISEGLPRAARIFGGGFPPSLSRFDLLLTGFTESLQIAILATLLGVLLSVPFAVMAARNVAPLPIYLLGRAVIIVSRSFHPVIVAILFVAAVGFGPLAGILTLTLYSIGFVGKLLAEEIDWGQVEAMRSTGAGYLTTLFYAVFPQILPRQVGLSMYQLDSNLRASAVVGIVGAGGIGSTLMNAFGRYDYDFAFAILLVIIAVILASEGVSGWVRKKIW from the coding sequence ATGGCCAGTCCTGACCGCGAGGCGCGCGCCACGCCGCGCACCTGGCGCAAGCCACCCTTCATCGCCAACCCGCTGGTGCGCTACGGCCTGCTGGTGGTGCTGGCGGCCTACCTGGTGTGGGCCTTCGGCAGCCTGCCCTTCAACTGGGAGCGCATCAGCGAGGGGCTTCCGCGGGCGGCGCGCATCTTCGGCGGCGGCTTCCCGCCGAGCCTGTCGCGCTTCGACCTGCTGCTCACCGGCTTCACCGAGAGCCTGCAGATCGCCATCCTGGCGACGCTGCTCGGCGTGCTGCTGTCGGTGCCGTTCGCGGTGATGGCGGCTCGAAACGTCGCACCGCTGCCGATCTACCTGCTGGGGCGCGCGGTGATCATCGTCTCGCGCAGCTTCCACCCGGTGATCGTGGCCATCCTGTTCGTCGCGGCGGTGGGCTTCGGCCCGCTGGCGGGGATCTTGACGCTGACCCTCTACTCCATCGGCTTCGTCGGCAAGCTGCTCGCCGAGGAGATCGACTGGGGACAGGTGGAGGCGATGCGCTCCACCGGCGCCGGCTATCTGACGACGCTCTTCTACGCCGTCTTCCCGCAGATCCTGCCCCGCCAGGTAGGACTCTCCATGTATCAGCTCGACAGCAACCTTCGAGCCTCAGCGGTGGTCGGCATCGTCGGCGCCGGCGGCATCGGCAGCACCCTGATGAACGCCTTCGGGCGCTACGACTATGACTTCGCCTTCGCCATCCTGCTGGTGATCATCGCGGTGATCCTGGCCAGCGAAGGCGTCAGCGGCTGGGTAAGGAAGAAGATATGGTAG
- a CDS encoding phasin family protein encodes MQNFDTKQFTEQFESMFFGPARAYASLSVDFAEKLTNAQLEAGRAYSETGMAQLRALLDVKDAEGLRTYMEGQQKVAKDLTERLKGDAEKVVSLQQDFVQQSQKLTEENVKQATETATKAAK; translated from the coding sequence ATGCAAAACTTCGATACCAAGCAGTTCACCGAACAGTTCGAGTCCATGTTCTTCGGCCCGGCCCGTGCCTATGCCAGCCTGTCCGTGGATTTCGCCGAGAAGCTGACCAACGCCCAGCTCGAGGCCGGTCGCGCCTACAGCGAAACCGGCATGGCCCAGCTTCGCGCCCTGCTCGACGTCAAGGATGCCGAAGGCCTGCGCACCTACATGGAAGGCCAGCAGAAGGTCGCCAAGGACCTCACCGAGCGCCTGAAGGGCGACGCCGAGAAGGTCGTCTCCCTGCAGCAGGACTTCGTCCAGCAGAGCCAGAAGCTGACCGAAGAGAACGTCAAGCAGGCCACCGAGACCGCGACCAAGGCCGCCAAGTAA
- a CDS encoding endonuclease/exonuclease/phosphatase family protein → MHGWLLGGIAALLLLASLIARVPGHWWWLRACEFPRLQIGLAGAACALASPLADAAVTPWIAATGVIVFAIQLRYILPWTPLWPVQVKRARNDRPDRCLTLLVANVLTPNRQSEALLAIIREQDPDLILTLESDAWWGERLDKGLGDDWPHAVRVPLDNLYGMHLYSRRPLVDPKVKWLIQDDIPSIHCGIELESGDHIRFHALHPRPPAPSESEESLWRDGELMLVAKLIHQDPVPTVVAGDLNDVAWSRSTRLFCRVSGMLDPRRGRGMFSTFHAQHALLRWPLDHVFASEHFTLRRMRRLSPFGSDHFPILTTLCYRPSRADEHDNPTATTEEHRDAVVTIEEAREREQDD, encoded by the coding sequence ATGCACGGATGGCTGCTCGGCGGGATCGCCGCCCTTCTCCTGCTGGCCAGCCTGATCGCCCGGGTGCCCGGGCACTGGTGGTGGCTGCGGGCCTGCGAGTTTCCCCGCCTGCAGATCGGCCTCGCCGGCGCCGCCTGCGCGCTGGCCTCGCCGCTGGCCGATGCGGCCGTGACGCCCTGGATCGCCGCCACGGGCGTCATCGTGTTCGCCATCCAGCTGCGCTACATCCTGCCCTGGACGCCGCTGTGGCCGGTGCAGGTGAAGCGCGCCCGGAACGACCGACCGGACCGCTGCCTGACGCTGCTGGTGGCCAACGTGCTGACCCCCAACCGCCAGAGCGAGGCCCTGCTCGCGATCATCCGCGAGCAGGACCCCGACCTGATCCTGACGCTGGAGTCCGACGCCTGGTGGGGCGAGCGCCTCGACAAGGGACTCGGCGACGACTGGCCGCATGCGGTGCGCGTGCCGCTGGACAACCTCTACGGCATGCACCTGTATTCGCGCCGGCCGCTGGTCGACCCGAAGGTCAAGTGGCTGATCCAGGACGACATCCCCTCGATCCACTGCGGCATCGAGCTGGAGAGTGGCGATCACATCCGCTTCCACGCCCTGCACCCGCGCCCGCCGGCGCCCAGCGAGAGCGAGGAGTCGCTGTGGCGGGATGGAGAGCTGATGCTGGTGGCCAAGCTCATCCACCAGGACCCGGTGCCCACCGTGGTGGCGGGCGATCTCAACGACGTGGCCTGGTCCCGCAGCACCCGGCTGTTCTGCCGGGTCAGCGGCATGCTCGATCCGCGCCGCGGGCGCGGCATGTTCAGCACCTTCCATGCCCAGCACGCGCTGCTGCGCTGGCCGCTGGATCACGTCTTCGCCAGCGAGCATTTCACCCTCCGGCGCATGCGGCGCCTGTCACCCTTCGGCTCGGACCACTTCCCGATCCTGACCACGCTCTGCTATCGCCCCTCCCGCGCCGACGAGCACGACAACCCGACAGCGACGACCGAAGAGCATCGAGACGCAGTGGTGACCATCGAAGAGGCCCGGGAGCGCGAGCAGGACGACTGA
- the ehuB gene encoding ectoine/hydroxyectoine ABC transporter substrate-binding protein EhuB, whose amino-acid sequence MKRSMYDADWTTRVRWAALPLAMTVAIQSFAADLDTLQARGGIRVAVADEAPYGYLDENGEARGAGPDVARHVLGELGIDDIEWEVTAFGDLIPGLEEGRFDMAAAEMAIRPERCRRVLFSAPNTSYGEGLLVRASNPLEINGYQDFTERDDIRVAVLAGATQVDIMSALGVPDDRVVSIEDNAAAIDTLLADRADAYAGTGLTVSQLDAQHPGVEIVQGFEDPKVKGEIVRSWGAFAFPKDATTLRDAFDEVLLDYRNTQAWEDTLEGYGFTQDDVLNAFRFDTD is encoded by the coding sequence ATGAAACGGAGCATGTACGACGCCGACTGGACCACGCGCGTCCGTTGGGCGGCACTGCCGCTGGCGATGACCGTCGCCATCCAGTCGTTCGCAGCCGACCTCGACACGCTTCAGGCGCGCGGTGGCATTCGGGTCGCGGTGGCCGACGAAGCGCCCTATGGCTACCTGGATGAGAACGGCGAGGCAAGAGGAGCAGGCCCCGACGTCGCCCGCCATGTGCTCGGTGAACTCGGCATCGACGACATCGAGTGGGAGGTGACCGCCTTCGGCGACCTGATACCCGGCCTCGAGGAGGGCCGCTTCGACATGGCGGCTGCCGAGATGGCGATTCGCCCCGAGCGCTGCCGGCGGGTGCTGTTCTCGGCCCCCAATACCTCCTACGGGGAAGGCCTGCTGGTGCGCGCCTCCAATCCGCTCGAGATCAACGGCTACCAGGACTTCACCGAACGCGACGACATTCGCGTCGCGGTACTCGCCGGCGCGACCCAGGTCGACATCATGTCGGCGCTGGGCGTCCCGGATGACCGGGTAGTGAGCATCGAAGACAATGCGGCGGCCATCGACACCCTGCTCGCCGACCGGGCCGACGCCTACGCCGGCACCGGACTCACCGTGAGCCAACTGGACGCACAGCACCCCGGCGTCGAGATCGTGCAGGGCTTCGAGGATCCAAAGGTGAAAGGGGAGATCGTGCGCAGCTGGGGCGCCTTCGCCTTCCCGAAGGACGCCACCACGCTACGCGACGCCTTCGACGAGGTGCTGCTCGACTATCGCAATACCCAGGCCTGGGAAGACACTCTGGAAGGCTATGGCTTCACCCAGGACGACGTCCTCAACGCCTTCCGCTTCGATACCGACTGA
- a CDS encoding class II fumarate hydratase, which yields MSEHRIERDSMGELEVPADALYGAQTQRAVNNFPVSGRAMPTGFIHAIARIKLAAARVNRDLGLLDAARAEAIEAAAEAVIAGDHDDQFPVDVFQTGSGTSSNMNVNEVIAHLASRDGLEVGPNDHVNMGQSSNDVVPTALHLSAALGVACELRPALVHLRGTIDVRAEALDGVVKTGRTHLMDAMPLRLSQELGGWSSQVGQAIERFDDAMGRLCRLAQGGTAVGTGINAHPEFASRMAQELGRQTGLALAPNDSFFASLGSQDAAVELSGQLKALACTIMKIANDLRWMNSGPLAGLGEIELEALQPGSSIMPGKVNPVIPEAAAQAAAQVIGHDAAVTVAGQSGNFQLNVMLPLVADNLLDSITLMRNAAWLLADRAIATFKVREDHLSEPLSRNPILVTALNSVIGYDAAAAIAKKAYQAGRPIIDVADEETDLGREELERLLDPAALTHGGIPG from the coding sequence ATGAGCGAGCACCGCATCGAGCGCGACAGCATGGGCGAGCTGGAGGTCCCGGCCGATGCCCTCTACGGCGCCCAGACCCAGCGGGCGGTGAACAACTTCCCGGTCTCCGGCCGGGCGATGCCGACCGGCTTCATTCATGCCATCGCCCGCATCAAGCTGGCGGCGGCCCGGGTCAATCGCGACCTGGGGCTGCTGGACGCGGCCCGGGCCGAGGCCATCGAGGCGGCCGCGGAGGCGGTGATCGCTGGCGACCACGACGACCAGTTCCCGGTGGACGTCTTCCAGACCGGCTCCGGCACCTCCAGCAACATGAACGTCAACGAGGTGATCGCCCATCTGGCCAGCCGCGATGGCCTGGAGGTAGGGCCCAACGATCATGTCAACATGGGCCAGTCGAGCAACGACGTCGTGCCCACCGCGCTGCATCTCTCGGCGGCGCTGGGCGTGGCCTGCGAGCTGCGCCCGGCGCTGGTGCACCTGCGCGGGACCATCGACGTGCGCGCCGAGGCGCTGGACGGCGTGGTCAAGACCGGTCGCACCCACCTGATGGATGCCATGCCGCTGCGCCTGAGCCAGGAACTCGGCGGCTGGTCGAGCCAGGTCGGCCAGGCCATCGAACGCTTCGACGACGCCATGGGGCGACTGTGCCGGTTGGCCCAGGGCGGCACCGCGGTGGGCACCGGCATCAACGCCCATCCCGAGTTCGCCAGCCGGATGGCCCAGGAGCTCGGCCGGCAGACCGGGCTTGCGCTTGCGCCCAACGACAGCTTCTTCGCCAGCCTCGGCAGCCAGGACGCCGCGGTGGAGCTCTCCGGCCAGCTCAAGGCGCTGGCCTGCACGATCATGAAGATCGCCAACGACCTGCGTTGGATGAACTCGGGGCCGCTGGCGGGGCTTGGCGAGATCGAGCTCGAGGCGCTGCAGCCGGGCAGCTCGATCATGCCGGGCAAGGTCAATCCGGTGATTCCCGAGGCCGCCGCCCAGGCCGCCGCCCAGGTGATCGGCCACGACGCGGCGGTGACGGTGGCGGGGCAGAGCGGCAACTTCCAGCTCAATGTCATGCTGCCGCTGGTGGCGGACAACCTGCTGGATTCGATCACCCTGATGCGCAATGCCGCCTGGCTGCTGGCCGACCGCGCCATCGCCACCTTCAAGGTGCGCGAGGATCACCTGAGCGAGCCGCTGTCGCGCAATCCGATCCTGGTGACCGCGCTGAACTCGGTGATCGGCTACGACGCCGCGGCGGCCATCGCCAAGAAGGCTTACCAGGCGGGGAGGCCGATCATCGACGTGGCGGACGAGGAGACCGACCTCGGCCGCGAGGAGCTCGAGCGGCTGCTCGATCCGGCGGCGCTGACCCATGGCGGCATCCCGGGCTAG
- the phnC gene encoding phosphonate ABC transporter ATP-binding protein, translated as MLEISNLIKRYGRDEPVLKGLDLTVEGNSVVSIVGASGAGKSTMLRCINRLVEPTSGSIKLNGTELVTLRHGELRRARRKIGMVFQGFNLIDRLTVMENVLAGRLGYVNLFQAITRRYPEADIERAFVLMERVGIAHYANKRADELSGGERQRVGVVRALMQEPEVLLADEPTASLDPRTSEQIMVLLQSLASELALPVLINIHNVAQARTYTDRIVGLRHGTMIFDGAPADFDKAALDAIYGGIEAPEDELAPPPAEEVRDGQS; from the coding sequence ATGCTAGAGATATCCAACCTGATCAAGCGTTACGGCCGCGACGAGCCGGTCCTCAAGGGACTCGACCTGACCGTGGAAGGCAACAGCGTCGTCTCCATCGTGGGAGCCTCCGGCGCCGGCAAGAGCACCATGCTGCGCTGTATCAACCGCCTGGTGGAGCCGACCTCGGGCTCGATCAAGCTCAACGGTACCGAGCTTGTCACGCTGCGCCACGGAGAACTGCGCCGCGCCCGACGCAAGATCGGCATGGTCTTCCAGGGCTTCAACCTGATCGACCGTCTCACCGTGATGGAGAACGTGCTGGCCGGTCGACTCGGCTACGTCAACCTCTTCCAGGCCATCACCCGGCGCTACCCGGAGGCGGACATCGAGCGCGCCTTCGTGCTGATGGAGCGCGTGGGAATCGCCCACTACGCCAACAAGCGTGCCGACGAGCTATCCGGCGGCGAGCGCCAGCGCGTCGGCGTGGTGCGGGCACTGATGCAGGAGCCCGAGGTGCTGCTCGCCGACGAGCCCACGGCCTCGCTCGACCCTCGTACCTCCGAGCAGATCATGGTGCTGCTGCAGAGCCTGGCGAGCGAGCTCGCGCTGCCGGTGCTGATCAACATCCACAACGTGGCGCAGGCGAGGACCTACACCGACCGTATCGTCGGGCTGCGCCACGGCACCATGATCTTCGACGGTGCTCCTGCGGACTTCGACAAGGCCGCCCTGGATGCCATCTACGGCGGTATCGAGGCGCCGGAAGACGAACTCGCCCCGCCCCCCGCGGAGGAGGTGCGCGATGGCCAGTCCTGA
- the phnE gene encoding phosphonate ABC transporter, permease protein PhnE, with the protein MVDDTDLLADRIWRRHNPKQRLIRYGVMLLTLMVVVWAVSDIDIFWPWVWDAPNQISSLGARMWPPDPTRLAEIADAMIETVHIATLATMLTIFIALPVSYIAAQNTTPNRACLWLGRFIQVSSRSVNTIIWALLFVAIFGPGVLAGILAIMFRSVGFIGKLMGEAIEEIDRRPVEAMEATGASKAKVIAYAVVPQVMPAFFAIVILRWDINIRESTVLGLVGAGGIGVILQGSIDTFAWPTVATILIAIIALVLVGEAVTGLLRRKVL; encoded by the coding sequence ATGGTAGACGATACCGACCTCTTGGCCGATCGCATCTGGCGACGGCACAATCCCAAGCAGCGGCTGATCCGCTACGGCGTGATGCTGCTGACCCTGATGGTGGTGGTCTGGGCCGTCAGCGACATCGATATCTTCTGGCCATGGGTATGGGACGCCCCCAACCAGATCTCGAGCTTGGGCGCGCGCATGTGGCCGCCGGATCCGACCCGGCTCGCCGAGATCGCGGATGCTATGATCGAGACGGTGCACATCGCCACCCTCGCGACCATGCTCACCATCTTCATCGCCCTGCCGGTCTCCTACATCGCTGCGCAGAACACCACGCCCAACCGCGCCTGCCTGTGGCTGGGGCGCTTCATCCAGGTCTCCAGCCGCTCGGTGAACACCATCATCTGGGCACTGCTGTTCGTGGCGATCTTCGGCCCTGGGGTGCTCGCGGGCATACTGGCCATCATGTTCCGTTCGGTAGGCTTCATCGGCAAACTGATGGGCGAGGCCATCGAGGAGATCGACCGCCGCCCCGTGGAGGCCATGGAGGCGACCGGCGCCTCCAAGGCCAAGGTGATCGCCTATGCGGTGGTGCCCCAGGTCATGCCGGCCTTCTTCGCCATCGTCATCCTGCGCTGGGATATCAACATCCGCGAATCCACAGTGCTGGGACTGGTGGGCGCCGGCGGCATCGGGGTCATCCTGCAGGGTTCCATCGACACCTTCGCCTGGCCTACCGTGGCGACGATCCTCATCGCCATCATCGCGCTGGTGCTGGTCGGGGAGGCGGTGACAGGCCTGCTGCGCCGCAAGGTGCTCTAG
- the hda gene encoding DnaA regulatory inactivator Hda, translating into MSRSPAQLPLGVGLRDDATFANFHPGPSATLVDHLTRQLDDDGEPFLYLWGGEGVGRSHLLQAACHAASDRDRRALYLPLEELGHFPPLMLEEVERLDLVAIDDLERVVGRKRWEEALFHAFNRLRDAGKRLVIAAEAPPRQLAVKLPDLASRLTWGMTFHVQGLGDDDRLTALQLRARVRGMQLPDEVARYILHRGPRRLEALFDALETLDRASLSAQRKLTIPFVKQALGW; encoded by the coding sequence ATGAGTCGATCACCCGCGCAGCTCCCGCTGGGCGTGGGGCTGCGTGACGACGCCACCTTCGCCAACTTCCACCCCGGCCCCAGTGCCACCCTGGTCGATCACCTGACGCGGCAGCTGGACGACGACGGCGAGCCCTTCCTGTACCTGTGGGGCGGCGAGGGCGTGGGTCGCAGTCACCTGTTGCAGGCCGCCTGTCACGCCGCCTCGGACCGCGACCGTCGCGCGCTTTACCTGCCGCTGGAGGAGCTCGGCCATTTTCCGCCGCTGATGCTGGAGGAAGTGGAACGTCTCGATCTGGTCGCCATCGATGACCTGGAGCGCGTGGTGGGGCGCAAGCGCTGGGAAGAGGCACTGTTCCACGCCTTCAATCGCCTGCGTGACGCGGGCAAGCGGCTGGTGATCGCCGCCGAGGCGCCACCGCGTCAGCTGGCGGTCAAGCTGCCCGACCTGGCCTCACGGCTGACCTGGGGTATGACCTTCCACGTACAGGGGCTGGGCGACGACGACCGCCTGACCGCCCTGCAGCTGCGGGCTCGGGTGCGCGGCATGCAGCTGCCGGATGAGGTGGCGCGCTACATCCTCCATCGCGGGCCGCGCAGGCTGGAAGCGCTGTTCGATGCCCTGGAAACTCTCGATCGCGCCTCGCTCTCCGCCCAGCGCAAGCTGACCATTCCCTTCGTCAAGCAGGCGCTGGGCTGGTAG